TCCCCAATAAGTCATTTCACCTCCTGATCGTTTAATTGCCTTATTTACGTTTCCAGGTCCAGCATTATAAGCTGCAAGTGCCATAGACCAATCTCCATATAATTCATATAATTTTTTTAGATATAAACAGGCAGCCTCTGTCGCCATTTTAGGATCCATACGTTCATCAATGTATGTGGACTCATCCATTCCATACATTTTCCCAGTTCTATACATAAACTGCCATAGGCCTAGCGCTCCTGCTTTTGACTTTACTTGTGGGCGTAAACCGCTTTCAATGACGGCGAGATATTTTAGTTCTAACGGCATGTCATGTTTTGCCAACTTTTCTTCAAACATTGGAAAATATAGCTTAGATCTCCCTAATACAACACTTACAAATCCTCTTCTACTTTGATTGAAGAATTTGATAACACTTAAAGTAGTTGGATTGCATACAAATTCAAAAGGACTTTGTGCATCTAAAACAGTTAATCTGTTGCAATATTCAGAATCGGAGAATTGAGGAACAAATTTTTCATCATATCCAAAGGCAGCCTTAATTGAATCTTTTTGTTTTTTAGTAGAGGAAAATTGTAAATAATAATCATGTAATGTGCTGTTAATTACCTCTATAAATTCATCGCATTCTATTGTAGTAGTATCAGAGGTAGATTTAACGTTTTGTGCAAAAGAAGGCAATCCTATTAAAGATGTGCACACTATAATTATTATCTTACCTATTGTTCTTTTCATCCACCAAATTTCAGGAGATACGCTGAAGCGTCAATTAATATTTTTTCCTCAAAAGATTTGCCAATTACCTGCAATCCAAAAGGCATTCCGTTGTTATGTGTTCCAATAGGAAGGGAAATAGCAGGATTACCAGCTAAATTTGCTTGTACGGTATAGATGTCTTGTAGATACATCTGTATGGGATCTTTGATAGAATTTAATTTAAAAGCCGTAGATGGGGTTGTAGGTAATATAATGATATCGTAATTGCTTAAGATTTCATTTGTTTTATTTTGAATAAGACGTCTTACTTTTTGCGCCTTTGAATAGTAAGCATCATAGAAGCCATGTGAAAGCACGAAGGTACCAGCCATAATTCTACGTTTGACTTCTTGCCCGAATCCTTCATTTCTTGTTTTCACATAAATTTCTTCTACACCTTCTGCTGAAGGACTTCTATATCCATAGTGAATCCCATCAAATCGGGCTAGGTTGGAAGAAGCTTCTGCTGTGGTCAATACATAATAGGTAGGAACCATCTCATCGAGATAGGGAAATCCAACACCTTCTACAGTATGCCCTTCAACTTGTAACTTGCTGATAATTTCTTTTATTTTTGACTTTACTTCGGTATCGATTCCTTCACGTTCTATAGTATCTGTAAGATACGCAATTTTAAGCTTTTTGTTTAACGGAATTGGTTGATAAGAAGGTACTTCCTTACTAGAAGAAGTAGAATCATATTCATCTTTTCCAGCTATAACTTCTGTAATAAGTGCAATATCTTCAATCGAATTAGCAATTGGACCAATCTGATCAAAAGATGAAGCGTAAGCGATGGCTCCATAACGACTCACTCTACCATAGGTTGGTTTTAAACCGATAGTTCCAGTAAAAGATGCAGGTTGTCTGATGGAACCTCCTGTATCTGTACCTAATGAAACAGTACATAAATTAGCAGCAACTGCACATGCACTACCTCCAGAAGATCCTCCTGCTACATATTCCTGATTTATCGGATTTTTAACAGATCCGTAGTAAGATGTTTCGCTGGAACCTCCCATTGCAAATTCATCACAATTGAGACGTCCGATAATAACAGCATCTTCGGCTAATAATCGTTCTACTACAGTAGCTGAATAGATAGATGTGAAATTTTCTAAGATTTTGGATGCAGCAGAAACTTTATGGCCGTTATAGCAGATATTGTCTTTTAATCCAATCACCATCCCAGCTAATTTGCCAGCTGTTCCTTCTTTGATTTTTTCATCTATTTTTTTAGCATTAGCTATAGCTGTATCGGTAAACACTTCAATAAAAGCATTTAAATCTTTACGCTGCTCTATCACATTCAGATAACTCTGAACGATTTGCTCTACCGATTTCCCAGCTTGGAGTGCTATTTTTATTTCAGCAAAAGTTTTGTACATGAAAAATGAAAATCTTATTGATCGTTAGATTCTTTATTTTCAATATTCTTTGAGTCTTTTCCTTCCTCACCTTTTGTGGCATCCTTAAATTCTTTTACTCCTTGTCCAAGACCTTTCATTAATTCAGGAATTTTCTTTCCTCCAAATAAAAGTAAAACAACGACAACAATCAGAACTATTTGCCATGGGCCTGCTATTCCTAAAATCATTTTATTTCTATTAAAATTTATACAAATTTAATCAATAATCTAAAATTAAAGGTTTATCGTGAACAAAGTTTTAAGAAATGCTGTTATTTTTACTGAATTAAAAGAATTCTTAAGATATATTTATGGAACTTATATTAGAATCTCAAAATTTACAGGACTATTTGCAGGAAATTCCACCTGTTATCCAATTTAACAATCCTTCCATTCAAGAACGAATAGTTGAAATCCAAGAACGTTCTGGTTCAAAAATAGATCAGGCTAGATGGGCTTTTGAAATAGCAAGGGATGAAATTGCACATTCGTTTGATACCAAAGACCCTATAGTTACCATTAATGCTATAGATGTGATAGAAAATAAAGAAGGTATTTGCTTTGCTAAAGCACATTTATTAGCTACATTATTGCGTGGTTTGGGTATTCCTGCTGGCTTCTGCTATCAACGTGTTTTAAGAAATCCTAAAGATCCAGAATCAGGTCATGCCTTACATGGATTAAATGCTCTTTATTTAGAAGATTATGGCTGGTTCAGAGTAGATCCAAGAGGGAATAAACCTGGTGTAAATTCTCAATTCTCTATAGAAAAAGAACAGTTAGCTTACCCAATCCGCTCTGAATTTGGTGAAATAGACTATCCAAATGTATTTATAGCTCCCTTAGATACTGTAATTACATCTATGAAGAATTCTAAAACGAGTCAGGAATTATTTTTTAATAGACCTGAGGCTTTGTAATTTCTTATTTGGATAGGGGAGCGACAAATTTAATATGTACCAAGCTAATTATCTAATGAAAGTTAGGACGTGATTTCCCGTTTCATTTATAAGATATAGGAAACGGAAATTAGATGATCCCAACAACAATTAGAGTCAAATAAAAAACCAAGAAAAAAGCCGTTCCAAACTGAAACGGCTTTGTGTATAAATCACCTCATATAAATCTTCTTTTTACCTCTTCATCATTCGTTTAGTAGCCACCACTTGACCATCTGCGATTAAGGTGTACATGTAAATTCCAGTACTCAAATCGTCGGCATAAACATTTAATCTGCCTTCTCCTCGCTCGTCAATTACAACAGTCTTAATAATTTTACCCTCTGCACCGTAGAAAACGATTTCTGCTTCTTTAACGGTTTCAGGAATGGTGTAACCAATTATTGTTCGTTCGGCAAATGGATTCGGTATATTTTGGTTCAAAATAATAGTCGATTTATCGCTCAAAATAACCTTTATCTCTTCCAACAATTTTGCTTGGTTATCCTTTGGCATTTCTTCTGTCATTGACTGATTAATTTGACACAGTTGGGGCAATATACCACTTAGGCAATTTTCTAACTGGCTCAACCGATCATTTAAATTATTGATTAATGAATCTTTCTTGCCAATTTCATCTTGTTGCTCTTTAATTGCCGCTGCCAGAATACTTATAAAGGCATTGTAATTTACATTCTTATAGGTTATTTCTTCTGTAATAATATTTCCTATAGAATCCCTTGTTGCTGGTTTTGTTATCTCCTTAACTAATTCAGGAAGTATTTGCTCAACATCTTGTGCTATAAAACCATATTGTTTCTCATTTGGAAAATGAATGCCATATACATTTGAAGTGTCATAATAATATGACTTTGGTTGCAGGTTTGTTATTATTTCTATTGGGTTTAAAATGGTGTTAACGTCTGACTTAAATTGGGCATCAGAAGCTAAAACATAGCCTGTTCCTGAGTTCATACCATTAACATATATATCTCCTTCAAACCAGCCTGCATAACTAATTGCACTTCCACCTTGACTATTTGCAGAGGCGTATATTCCATAGTTTACTCCTGTTGGGTTAAAGGCCAGAGCTTTAACACCATAATTTTGGATGCTTCCAAAAGCTCGAGATTGTACCCCTATTGATTCTAACGAAGAACCTGAAGCTACTGAATTTAAACCATAACTACTTATACCACCCCCTCCATTTGCCTCGATGGCATAATTATTATTGCCGTCAAATGCCAAAGCTATCACACCTACATTACCCCCGTTTTGAATTCCATTAAAACTAGAAGAAGATTCAAAATAGCCCCCCACATTTGCAAAGCCATTTTCCGCAATTCCTTTTATACCTATACTCCATTTATTATAATTATTAGCAATACCCAATATTCCTATTGCATCACCAGTCATTGGATCTGAATTTGCTTGGTCTGAATTGACAACCTTAGCTCCCACGACTTCTGATGGGTTGTTTAATCCCAAATCTCTATACACATCTAATTTAGCCTCTGGACTTGTTGTACAGTTTTTACCTATTACAACACTATTTTCTCCATACAAAAGATTCCCAGTGGGATCTGAAAAATAATAATTATTCATATTCAAAGGTATTTCGTAATCTGCCGTCAATGGGTTAGGAGTATCACCACAGTAATTTCCAATTCCTACACCGCTATCATCTTCTACATAAATTACTTTACCCGTTGCATCCACAGCTAATACTCCATGCCCTGGATTAGTTGTCGTGGGGGAGGACGTATTCAAATCTGTAAACCGCATACCTGAACTTCCTCCTACATCGCTAACACTTCCCCAAGAATTAACTTCTAAATTTTCGCTTGGATTTATAGACCCTCCATAATACAAATTCGCACTCGGATCACCTCCTACACCTACAAATACACCTGTTGCTAACGTTGGGGTTAATCGCATTCCTTCTAAGCCGTCAATACTTGTAGCTGGTGGAGTTCCGCTACCTGGTGGCAATGCTGTAGTTGTGGAAGTGAAGATAAAGCGCATGTTATCGGGTCCGTTTGGAGTATTTCCTGCAACTTGATTATCTCCCCAGTTAATAACAGCATCCATTCGGTCATTGTCTTCTCGTTTTAAGCCGACATACATATTATCTGAATCATCACTGATAAACATTCCAACATCCATCCATGGCCTGTAGCCATCATCAAGACTTGTACCTATTATCGGAATTGATGAAGTGTTGTAGCCAAGATGAAGTAAACTTCTTGGTTGGGTAATCGGATTAGCACCATCCGCGCTAATAGCAACTCTCGTTCTATTCACAGGAGTTGTTAATCCACCAAAATTGCCCTCAGTGTTATTTAAAGCCCCAAT
The DNA window shown above is from Brumimicrobium sp. and carries:
- the gatA gene encoding Asp-tRNA(Asn)/Glu-tRNA(Gln) amidotransferase subunit GatA is translated as MYKTFAEIKIALQAGKSVEQIVQSYLNVIEQRKDLNAFIEVFTDTAIANAKKIDEKIKEGTAGKLAGMVIGLKDNICYNGHKVSAASKILENFTSIYSATVVERLLAEDAVIIGRLNCDEFAMGGSSETSYYGSVKNPINQEYVAGGSSGGSACAVAANLCTVSLGTDTGGSIRQPASFTGTIGLKPTYGRVSRYGAIAYASSFDQIGPIANSIEDIALITEVIAGKDEYDSTSSSKEVPSYQPIPLNKKLKIAYLTDTIEREGIDTEVKSKIKEIISKLQVEGHTVEGVGFPYLDEMVPTYYVLTTAEASSNLARFDGIHYGYRSPSAEGVEEIYVKTRNEGFGQEVKRRIMAGTFVLSHGFYDAYYSKAQKVRRLIQNKTNEILSNYDIIILPTTPSTAFKLNSIKDPIQMYLQDIYTVQANLAGNPAISLPIGTHNNGMPFGLQVIGKSFEEKILIDASAYLLKFGG
- the tatA gene encoding twin-arginine translocase TatA/TatE family subunit; translated protein: MILGIAGPWQIVLIVVVVLLLFGGKKIPELMKGLGQGVKEFKDATKGEEGKDSKNIENKESNDQ
- a CDS encoding transglutaminase family protein: MELILESQNLQDYLQEIPPVIQFNNPSIQERIVEIQERSGSKIDQARWAFEIARDEIAHSFDTKDPIVTINAIDVIENKEGICFAKAHLLATLLRGLGIPAGFCYQRVLRNPKDPESGHALHGLNALYLEDYGWFRVDPRGNKPGVNSQFSIEKEQLAYPIRSEFGEIDYPNVFIAPLDTVITSMKNSKTSQELFFNRPEAL
- a CDS encoding tail fiber domain-containing protein encodes the protein MGTGTDITETTIAWSDNQGSSHPGPDDMVFRFLASGGGTTAISSDLESVNDFDGLHVARFAPTGEFGLGNTFGINTPTTPPNLYVRPQSLMHLSLNGNRQVWSQYTNESTGQTEFDGLRFGIAQTGSYINGYLRWQENTPFIIQSASTASGSTATSGERMRITSIGALNNTEGNFGGLTTPVNRTRVAISADGANPITQPRSLLHLGYNTSSIPIIGTSLDDGYRPWMDVGMFISDDSDNMYVGLKREDNDRMDAVINWGDNQVAGNTPNGPDNMRFIFTSTTTALPPGSGTPPATSIDGLEGMRLTPTLATGVFVGVGGDPSANLYYGGSINPSENLEVNSWGSVSDVGGSSGMRFTDLNTSSPTTTNPGHGVLAVDATGKVIYVEDDSGVGIGNYCGDTPNPLTADYEIPLNMNNYYFSDPTGNLLYGENSVVIGKNCTTSPEAKLDVYRDLGLNNPSEVVGAKVVNSDQANSDPMTGDAIGILGIANNYNKWSIGIKGIAENGFANVGGYFESSSSFNGIQNGGNVGVIALAFDGNNNYAIEANGGGGISSYGLNSVASGSSLESIGVQSRAFGSIQNYGVKALAFNPTGVNYGIYASANSQGGSAISYAGWFEGDIYVNGMNSGTGYVLASDAQFKSDVNTILNPIEIITNLQPKSYYYDTSNVYGIHFPNEKQYGFIAQDVEQILPELVKEITKPATRDSIGNIITEEITYKNVNYNAFISILAAAIKEQQDEIGKKDSLINNLNDRLSQLENCLSGILPQLCQINQSMTEEMPKDNQAKLLEEIKVILSDKSTIILNQNIPNPFAERTIIGYTIPETVKEAEIVFYGAEGKIIKTVVIDERGEGRLNVYADDLSTGIYMYTLIADGQVVATKRMMKR